The DNA region AACCGCCACGTCCGGTTCGCGGGCGACAGCGGTTTTGTAAGCGAATCGCCGAAGACGCTCCATACGCGCCGTACGCAAGGCAAATATTTGGAGCTGTTCATGCGTCAGCTCAATGGGGAAACGCTCTCCGATGAAGACATGGCCGACCCATACTTCATGAATCTGCTGCACGATTCCGCGTGCTGGGACGGCTATAAGCTGACGCAGTTCTCAGCGGACCATTACCTGATGGCTAAGCGGACCATGGACGGCTGCAGCTGGCTCAAATCCGCTGAAGGCCGGAGAGCGCGCGGCGTCACGTACGTCGGCGGGCCCGGCGGCGGCCTGGCTCTTGCGATGCGCCACTTCTGGCAAAAGCACCCTTCCGGCATGGAAGCACGTGGCCTCACGACGGACGAGGCCCAGCTGACCGCCTGGTTCTGGTCGCCGGAAGCCCCGGCCATGGACATGCGCCATTATGATACGCGCACGCATGTTGAGTCTTCCTACGAAGGCGCGGAAGAGCTGCGCGCAACCCCTTACGGCGTCGGCAATACGAATGAGCTGACGATCTGGTGCCGGGCGTCGACGCCGTCGACGGTAGAGCTGGACGCTTACGCGGCCTATAACGACTCGCCGCCCCAGCTTGTATGCGAGCCGGATTATTTGCGGAGCCAGGGCGCTTTCGGCATCTGGAGCTTGCCGGACCGGGGAACGCCGATCAAGGCCCGCCTCGAAGAGAAGCTGGACGGGATCATCGCCTTTTACCAACGGGAGGTGGAGCAGAGGCGCTGGTACGGCTTCTGGGATTACGGCGATTTCATGCACAGCTATGATCCTGCGCGTCATGTCTGGAATTATGATCTCGGCGGATGTGCGTGGCAAAATACCGAACTGGTCCCGAACATGTGGCTGTGGCTGATGTTTTTGCGCTCGGGACGCGAAGATATTTTCCGGATGGCGGAGGCGATGACGCGCCATACGAGCGAGGTTGACGTCTACCACTTCGGTGAATACGCAGGCCTCGGCTCCCGGCATAACGTCGTCCATTGGGGCTGCGGCTGCAAGGAAGCCCGGATCAGCATGGCCGGCTTGCACCGATATTATTATTATTTGACGGGGGACGAACGAATCGGGGACATGATGGACGAGGTGAAGGACGCCGATTTTACAACCGTTCATATCGATCCGATGCGCGCCTATTTTCCGAAGGACGAGCATAAGACGCATATCCGGGTCGGCCCGGATTGGGCGGCATTCAGCTCCAATTGGATGACCCAGTGGGAGCGTAAAGAGGATCCATTTTACCGTGACAAACTGATGACCGGCATACAATGCATTAAACAGGCGAATTTCGGCCTGATCTCCGGTCCGACATACGGTTATGACCCGACCACCGGCATGCTCGCGTCGATGGGAGACGACAATTGGGGACGGCATCTGGCGTTATGCATGGGCGCACCGCAGGTGTGGTTTGAGCTGTCCGGCATGCTGATGGATAAGCAGTGGGATGAAATGATGGCTGATTTCGGCATTTTCTATAATCTTTCGCAGGAAGACAAGGATCAAATTACGGGCGGTGCAATCAGCGCGAAGCGGTTCGAGCACCCTGTCCTGACGCTGGCCCTCGTCGCTTACGGCGCTTGGTACCGTAAGGACAGACGGACGGCCGATTTTGCCTGGGAGACGCTGCTGCGGCATCCTTTTGCCAACACAGACCTGGAGAAGGACGCGGCTGACGTTACATACGCCGGCGAGCTGAAGGAGATTGACTGGATGAACACGAACGAGGCGTCGCAGTGGTCTTTGAACACGATCATCAGCCTGGAACTGATCCCGGACGCGCTGCCGGAGCATGCGCCATCGGAACGGCAACAGGCCAAGAATTACTGAAGCCGGGTTATCGTCACGTCTGCCCTGCAGCATTGGCAGGCAATTGCCCGAAGCTGGAAGAAAGGAGCATCACCTCCGATGAATGAAAATACAACCGAATCAGGATTACCGGAGCAGGCCAATAGCTCGCTTATCCCTGAAGGCTGGAGGGAAATCTACGCGAATCCGCTCGCCAAGCCCGAACATGTCCGCAGGTTTCGATTGGAAGGGAGTGCCTCGGTCACGTTTCCTGTGGGACGGATGCGACTCGAGAGTCTCCTGGACGAGAAAGAGGGACAGCGCGCCAATTTCGTGCTGTGGTGCCCTGAGGATTTTCCGGCGGATGCGGCTGTTTCTTGGGATTTTTGGCCGGTGCGGGAGCCGGGCTTGGCCATGATGTTTGTATGCGCAACCGGAACGGAGGGGCGGGATTTGTTCGATCCTTCGATCAAGCCGCGGACGGGCGAATATGACCAGTATCATCACGGCGAAATGAACGCCTTCCATGTCTCTTACTTCCGGAGAAAGTGGGCGGAAGAGCGGATGTTTCACACGTGTAATTTGCGCAAAAGCTACGGCTTCCATCTGGTCGCCCAAGGTGCGGATCCGATTCCGGGCGTCATGGACGCGTTCGGTCCTTACCGGATGCTCATCGTCAAGGTCGGCAGCCGCATTACGTTTGCCGTAAATGGCCTGCCGGTGTTCTCATGGACGGACGACGGTCATACGTTCGGACCGAAACTCGCCGGCGGCAAGGTTGGTTTCCGTCAGATGGCCCCGCTGATCGGTGAATATGCCAATTTAACCGTGTATGCCGAAAGAAAAACATCCTTTTGAGAGCGGTTGGTTCACTCGTCGTTTGGATGATTTAGATGGAGATCGAATAGGTCCTTCTGGCGGAGTGGTCGTGCAGTGGATTCGTAGAGACATAATCAACAAATTGAAGGCTTAAGATGGGGGGCTACTAATGAAAACCGTCCATGAGCAGCACAAATATGAAACGAGGAAGAATTCCGGCTTTCAGCTGGAATACCTGGATCGCGGACTGGTTGCGGCTGCCACGTCCGAAGGAATATTTCTCAGCTGGAGACTCTTTGGGAATGAAGTGAGCGGCTATAGCCGTAACGGATTGACCGGAACTGATTTTAACCTGTATCGAAATGACGCCATGATCGCAGTTGTCCGCGACAGCACCAATTATTTGGATCCCGGCGGGACGCCAGACTCGGTTTACTATGTTTGTGCCGTTGTCGACGGACAAGAGGTCGACCGAAGTGCCGACGTCACTCCCTGGGCAGTCCCGTATTATGAATTGCCCTTGCGTAAACCGGCTGATGGCATAACGCCGGCCGGTCAAGTCTATACGTATTCGGCGAATGATATGAGCATCGGGGATGTAGATGGCGACGGCGAGTATGAGTATTTTGTCAAATGGGACCCTTCGAATGCAAAGGATGTATCGCATTCCGGTTACACCGGGCAGGTATATATCGATTGCTATAAGCTGGACGGAACTCTCTTGTACCGAATAGACCTTGGCGTGAACATACGGGCCGGTGCTCACTATACGCAGTTCCTCGTCTACGATTTTGACGGAGACGGAAAAGCCGAGCTGATGTTCAAGACCGCACCCGGAACGAAAATCATCCGGTACGATCAGGAAGGGCAAACGATCTCCGAAACCTATATAACGATGCCGCCTGAGGATATCGCTGCCGGGTACAGCCATTCGGACGATTATCGAATGAGCAGCGAGGATTACTATAATCATATCGTCTCTATGTTCATGCGCTGGCACTCGCATGAGGAGGTTGTGGCCGGACGATGGCCCTCCACGCTGGAAGCATGCTTTGGGATCGAGCAGCGCTACAATTACCCGTTGTCCAGGAGGGATGCAGAGCGGCTCGCCGACTACTTCCTCGATGTGTATGCTCCCAGTCGGAGCGGTCGCAACAACTTGCGGTCATTCGAGGGCTTCATTCTTGATGGGCCTGAGTATTTAAGCGTATTTCGCGGGCATACGGGCGAGGAATTGGAGACGATCCCCTATAAACCGGGGCGGCATGATGACGGTCTGAGGTGGGGGGATTATGCTTGGAACCGCATCGAGCCCGGCAATCGCGTGGACCGGTTCCTGGCAGGCGTAGCCTATTTGGACGGCAAACAGCCGTTTGCGATTTTTGCTCGGGGCTATTATACCCGTGCTGCCGTTGCAGCCTACTCCTGGGATGGAAGGCGCCTTAAGGAGACATGGTTCATCGACAGTGGCTGGGTTTCGATGAATAATCCTTTTCATGATACGCTTCGTCTAGAGGACGGCCGCCATGAGAAATTTGGCAGCCTGGCTAAACAGGGCGCACATTCATTAAGCGTCGCTGATGTGGACGGAGACGGCTGCCACGAAATAATTTACGGGGCGGCAACCATCGACCATGACGGATCTATTTTGTACAGCTCCCGGGCTGAAATGCCCCCGGAGAGCAAGGAGCCTGGCAAAATGGCCAAGCTGGGTCACGGCGATGCACTGCATGTTGCCCATATCGATCCAGACCGGCAAGGGTTGGAAATATTTATGGTGCATGAAAGCGGCGCCTCGGGACCCTATGGATACACGCTGCGCGATGCGGCAACCGGCCAGGTGTTATACGGCGGCTTTGCCGTCGAAGACGTTGGACGCGGAATGATCGGGCAAGTGGATAAGCATTATCGCGGACTTCAAACATGGTGCAGCGAAGGGTATGACAGCGATGAAGCATTCGGCTTGATGACATGTACGGGAGATCGGATTGCAGCGCAGGCTCCGGGCACGAACATGAGCATTAAGTGGGCGGCTGATATGACCACGCAGATCATCAACGGCCGATTCGACGAGCCGGTTACGGTCGACGATTGGAAACGAGGCAGGCTGCTCACCGCGGAAGGCACGGTTTCCAACAACGGCACGAAGGGAAATCCATGCCTTGTTGCGGACGTGTTCGGAGATTGGCGAGAGGAACTGCTGGTTCGAACAAAGGATAGCTCGGCGATCCGAATTTACTTGAGCACCGAGGTAACGGACCGGAAATTGTATACGTTGATGCACGATCCGCAATACCGGACGGGCATTGCATGGCAGAACGTCGTATACAACCAGCCTAGTTATCCAAGCTTTTATTTTGCTTCCGATACCGATTGGGCAGCGGTTCCTGTTCCGCAACTATATCTTCCCCGCACGAGCCAAAGGTAATCGTGACAAGAGGGATAATTCCATCACGACAAGTATATCTCGCCACGAGGAGCATATCCCGTTACGAGGAACATATCCCGTTACGAGGAACATATCCCGTTACGAGGAACATATCCCGTTACGAGGAACATATCCCGTTACGAGGAGCATATCCCGTTACGAGGGACATATCCCGTTACGAGGAGCAAATCTCGTCACGAGGAGCATATCTCGTCACGAGGAGCGTATCCCGTCATAGGAGTGTATTACGTGATGTGTATCATATCCGATGAGGAGGAAACAGGATGATCAAAATTATGATGTGCTTTCCTGAAGGGAGGCACAAAGCGCTGACTTTAAGTTATGACGATGGACGATTCGCCGATCGGCGGCTGGTGGACATCTTGAACCGGCATGGGATTAAAGGAACCTTTCATATCAATTCCGGGCTCCTCGGAACGCCGGACAGGGTGGGGGTAGAAGAGGTCAGAACGCTTTATGTAGGTCACGAGGTGTCGGCGCATACGTTGACCCATCCGACGATCGCTCGCTGCCCGAATGAGCAAATCGTGCATGAAGTCATGGAAGACCGGCGTAATTTGGAGCGTATCGTAGGTTACACGGTGCGGGGGATGTCGTATCCGAACGGCTCTTATAGCCGCAGAATCAAAGAAATGCTGCCGGGTCTCGGTATCGACTATGCGAGAGTCGTTGCGAGTTCGGGACATTTCGGAATGCCGGACGATTTTCTGGAATGGCAGCCGACCTGCCATCATAATCGTGATTTGATGAAGCACGCCGAGACCTTCGTGAGCATGCATAAAAAGCAGTACTTGTATCTGATGAACGTATGGGGGCATAGCTACGAATTCGATAACGATCATAATTGGGAGCTTATGGAACAGTTCTGCTCTTATGTAGGAGGTAAAGCGGAAATCTGGTATTGCACGAACATCGAGCTGGTCGATTATACGAAGGCATTCGAAGGATTGAGGTTTGCAGCGGGGCTGGATTTCGTCTACAATCCATCAGCGTTAAGCGTTTGGCTGGACGTGGACGGGCAGATCGTTGAAGTGAAAGGCGGTGAACAGATCAAGCTATAGCGGTGCCGAAGCGGCGGCTCCAGGAGCATCAGGCACTTTCAAGAAATTTTTTGTCAAAAGGAGGGATCACGGATGAACCAAGACCAAGGGAAGACAATGGAGCCTGTTCTCATCGGCAGACTGGATATTCGGGCAGCAGGGCCGCGTTGTAAAATGCTGCTTGGCGACTTAAACGGTGACGGCCGGATGGAAATGCTGCTTGTTCAACCCGACAACCGTCAGGATGTGCGGTACATTCCCCATCAGGTGCAATGCCTCACTGCGTACGATCTGGAGGGAAATTTGCTGTGGCAAACAGGCAAACCGGACCCAGGCGCAGGCAGTCAAGGCTCGGATTATCCCGCCCAAATTGTCGATATCGATGGAGATGGCCATCTGGAAGTGGTATGCGTTATGGAGAATCGTGTCTTGGTCATTAACGGGCACGACGGCAGCGTCAGGTCATCGCATGAGCTGCCGGATCCGGAGGCGCATGACTGCATTATCGTTGCGAATTTGACAGGTAGCCCGCGCACGCGGGATATCATCTTAAAGGATCGCTATCGCCGCTTGTGGGCGATGGACCATCAATTCAATGTCCTGTGGACGCACGAGGGTAACCCGGGCCATTTCCCCTGGGTATACGATTTGGACGGCGACGGATACGACGAAGTAATGGCAGGCTATACGTTGCTGGACCATGACGGCACGCCGTTATGGAGCTGCCGCGATTTGGATGACCATGCCGATTGCATTTGGATCGGCGATGTGAACGGGGACGGAGACCCGGAGATCGTGATCGGAGGCAGCGTC from Paenibacillus ihbetae includes:
- a CDS encoding DUF1961 family protein, producing the protein MNENTTESGLPEQANSSLIPEGWREIYANPLAKPEHVRRFRLEGSASVTFPVGRMRLESLLDEKEGQRANFVLWCPEDFPADAAVSWDFWPVREPGLAMMFVCATGTEGRDLFDPSIKPRTGEYDQYHHGEMNAFHVSYFRRKWAEERMFHTCNLRKSYGFHLVAQGADPIPGVMDAFGPYRMLIVKVGSRITFAVNGLPVFSWTDDGHTFGPKLAGGKVGFRQMAPLIGEYANLTVYAERKTSF
- a CDS encoding rhamnogalacturonan lyase yields the protein MKTVHEQHKYETRKNSGFQLEYLDRGLVAAATSEGIFLSWRLFGNEVSGYSRNGLTGTDFNLYRNDAMIAVVRDSTNYLDPGGTPDSVYYVCAVVDGQEVDRSADVTPWAVPYYELPLRKPADGITPAGQVYTYSANDMSIGDVDGDGEYEYFVKWDPSNAKDVSHSGYTGQVYIDCYKLDGTLLYRIDLGVNIRAGAHYTQFLVYDFDGDGKAELMFKTAPGTKIIRYDQEGQTISETYITMPPEDIAAGYSHSDDYRMSSEDYYNHIVSMFMRWHSHEEVVAGRWPSTLEACFGIEQRYNYPLSRRDAERLADYFLDVYAPSRSGRNNLRSFEGFILDGPEYLSVFRGHTGEELETIPYKPGRHDDGLRWGDYAWNRIEPGNRVDRFLAGVAYLDGKQPFAIFARGYYTRAAVAAYSWDGRRLKETWFIDSGWVSMNNPFHDTLRLEDGRHEKFGSLAKQGAHSLSVADVDGDGCHEIIYGAATIDHDGSILYSSRAEMPPESKEPGKMAKLGHGDALHVAHIDPDRQGLEIFMVHESGASGPYGYTLRDAATGQVLYGGFAVEDVGRGMIGQVDKHYRGLQTWCSEGYDSDEAFGLMTCTGDRIAAQAPGTNMSIKWAADMTTQIINGRFDEPVTVDDWKRGRLLTAEGTVSNNGTKGNPCLVADVFGDWREELLVRTKDSSAIRIYLSTEVTDRKLYTLMHDPQYRTGIAWQNVVYNQPSYPSFYFASDTDWAAVPVPQLYLPRTSQR
- a CDS encoding polysaccharide deacetylase family protein, with amino-acid sequence MIKIMMCFPEGRHKALTLSYDDGRFADRRLVDILNRHGIKGTFHINSGLLGTPDRVGVEEVRTLYVGHEVSAHTLTHPTIARCPNEQIVHEVMEDRRNLERIVGYTVRGMSYPNGSYSRRIKEMLPGLGIDYARVVASSGHFGMPDDFLEWQPTCHHNRDLMKHAETFVSMHKKQYLYLMNVWGHSYEFDNDHNWELMEQFCSYVGGKAEIWYCTNIELVDYTKAFEGLRFAAGLDFVYNPSALSVWLDVDGQIVEVKGGEQIKL
- a CDS encoding FG-GAP-like repeat-containing protein encodes the protein MNQDQGKTMEPVLIGRLDIRAAGPRCKMLLGDLNGDGRMEMLLVQPDNRQDVRYIPHQVQCLTAYDLEGNLLWQTGKPDPGAGSQGSDYPAQIVDIDGDGHLEVVCVMENRVLVINGHDGSVRSSHELPDPEAHDCIIVANLTGSPRTRDIILKDRYRRLWAMDHQFNVLWTHEGNPGHFPWVYDLDGDGYDEVMAGYTLLDHDGTPLWSCRDLDDHADCIWIGDVNGDGDPEIVIGGSVTVMYDRNGRELWRYEGSIESQHIALGRFRSDLPGLQIAGLDRLVREDDGKGMVGKDALFLLDGSGREVWKEDRKTPGWLTIIEPLSGWTEGALDYILAYRRGGGILPTLYDGHMNAVVEFPDEGYAVHADLWGSGTEQVIIYSNETASIYSSKQADLNEPISGNPLPQTKRLSSSTLYPGGEVPLIT